The Malus domestica chromosome 10, GDT2T_hap1 genome contains a region encoding:
- the LOC103422317 gene encoding uncharacterized protein — MDSARSWLQKFQPRVKKKAAAENSKDEQQNSASDEAPSSVTKQKVEAAKQYIENHYKAQMKSLEDRKERRWMLERRLADADVSQEDQMNVLKYLEQKETEYMHLQRHKMGVDDFQLLTIIGRGAFGEVRICREKTTGHVYAMKKLKKSEMLRRGQVEHVKAERNLLAEVDSAYIVKLYCSFQDEEFLYLIMEYLPGGDMMTLLMRKDILTEDEARFYVGETVLAIESIHKHNYIHRDIKPDNLLLDSHGHMKLSDFGLCKPLGSNSFPDLSENDNGVGRNSNSLSASHKHSNLPTTPKRTQQEKLLHWQKNRRMLAYSTVGTPDYIAPEVLLKKGYGMECDWWSLGAIMYEMLVGFPPFYSEEPMSTCRKIVNWRTHLKFPEEAKLSPEAKDLICKLLCNVEQRLGTQGAHEIKAHPWFDGLQWDRLYQMEAAFIPEVNNELDTQNFEKFDELGAPVETSTKSGPWRKMLSSMDTNFVGYTYKNYEIVDEHHMPGIAELKKKNTKPKRPSVKSLFDTPDPSNPPIQETSPQRVPNQLGVSGGSQPSRQSTRPPLHQHKPPRR, encoded by the exons ATGGATTCTGCGAGGAGTTGGCTTCAGAAGTTCCAGCCGAGGGTGAAGAAGAAGGCGGCGGCTGAGAATTCGAAAGACGAGCAGCAGAATTCTGCTTCCGATGAGGCGCCGTCGAGCGTGACGAAACAGAAGGTGGAGGCGGCCAAACAGTACATTGAGAACCATTACAAGGCACAAATGAAGTCCTTGGAGGATAGGAAGGAGAG GCGGTGGATGCTCGAAAGGCGGCTGGCGGATGCGGATGTTTCGCAGGAGGATCAGATGAATGTGTTGAAGTATTTGGAGCAGAAGGAGACGGAGTATATGCACCTTCAGAGGCATAAAATGGGGGTTGATGACTTTCAGCTTTTGACTATTATCGGAAGGGGTGCATTCGGAGAG GTCAGAATTTGTAGAGAAAAAACTACTGGGCATGTATATGCCATGAAAAAGCTTAAGAAATCGGAGATGCTCCGGAGAGGCCAG GTGGAACATGTTAAAGCTGAAAGAAATCTTCTTGCTGAGGTTGATAGTGCTTACATCGTTAAGCTCTACTGCTCCTTTCAAGACGAAGAATTTTTGTATCTTATAATGGAGTATCTTCCGGGGGGTGATATGATGACATTACTAATGCGCAAAGATATCTTGACTGAAGACGAAGCCAGGTTTTACGTTGGAGAGACGGTCCTTGCCATTGAATCTATTCACAAGCACAACTACATCCACAG GGATATTAAGCCTGATAATTTATTGCTCGACTCTCACGGCCACATGAAGCTTTCAGATTTTGGGTTGTGTAAGCCTTTGGGCTCTAATAGCTTTCCAGATCTTAGTGAGAATGACAACGGGGTTGGAAGGAATTCAAATTCCCTTTCAGCGAGTCATAAGCATTCTAACCTTCCCACAACACCAAAACGGACCCAGCAGGAAAAGTTATTGCACTGGCAAAAGAACAGGCGAATGCTG GCTTATTCAACGGTTGGAACTCCAGATTACATTGCTCCGGAAGTATTGCTGAAGAAAGGATATGGAATGGAATGTGACTG GTGGTCTCTTGGTGCAATCATGTATGAGATGCTTGTAGGATTTCCACCTTTCTATTCCGAAGAACCAATGTCAACATGCAGAAAG ATTGTTAACTGGAGAACTCATCTGAAATTCCCAGAAGAAGCAAAGCTTTCTCCTGAAGCTAAGGATCTCATTTGCAAGCTCCTCTGCAATGTCGAGCAGAGGCTTGGGACGCAAGGAGCTCATGAAATAAAA GCTCACCCATGGTTTGATGGGTTACAATGGGATAGATTATATCAGATGGAAGCGGCTTTCATACCAGAGGTTAACAATGAGTTAGACACTCAAAACTTTGAGAAGTTTGATGAG TTGGGGGCTCCAGTAGAGACTTCGACAAAATCTGGTCCGTGGAGAAAG ATGCTTTCTTCCATGGATACGAATTTCGTTGGCTATACCTACAAGAATTATGAAATTGTTGATGAGCATCATATGCCTGGCATTG CTgagttgaagaaaaagaataccAAGCCAAAGCGGCCATCTGTTAAATCATTATTTG ACACACCTGATCCTTCGAACCCCCCAATTCAGGAAACCTCTCCCCAACGAGTGCCCAACCAGTTGGGTGTCTCAGGAGGCTCTCAGCCTTCACGGCAATCTACTAGACCCCCACTACATCAACACAAACCACCACGAAGATAA